In the genome of Apostichopus japonicus isolate 1M-3 chromosome 15, ASM3797524v1, whole genome shotgun sequence, one region contains:
- the LOC139980767 gene encoding uncharacterized protein isoform X1: protein MTSVKEKRYQQYEEENMLRALHLVRKKRWAVRKAAIICGVPRSSLYDKVTGRSKVGVQHGAPTLFTKEEEKLLADHVKYFAKIGYPLGRKGFLRLATNSAIFAGKKHDGGRLITDAWLQRYLKRWPELKLAKPQKLGIKRAQAMSRETVDSYFNELETIMNRYSLTDKPHLIFNIDETVFQTDLRSLNTITSERGALTTVLATSNATGNALPPFFIYKEKPLMDELKEGAYPGSKFHMSESGWSNGDIFQTYLEEHFLKFIPNRDSDQHVLLLYDGYNSNISVPLIEIAKSHNIILFVLPPHTSHVLQPLDKGIFSPLKSHYNSECESYMRENPGEKITRYNMTKLVSQSYAKAFSPSNLFTAFKSTGIFPTNRNILSEAHFSIAENLKKTTASQKVQKPASTKSNKEVPGNLHVAGNLQSQPPAPQPIPNQLKAKRKYKSYRPGDVANTEDRILLKIRKVVNDKEKSTKSKRCKGKSK from the exons atgaccagTGTGAAA gAAAAGAGATACCAACAGTATGAGGAGGAAAACATGCTCAGGGCCTTGCACTTAGTGAGGAAAAAAAGATGGGCAGTGAGGAAGGCTGCCATAATATGCGGTGTGCCAAGGAGCAGTCTGTATGATAAAGTTACAGGGCGAAGTAAAGTTGGCGTACAACACGGTGCTCCAACTTTATTTACAAAGGAAGAGGAGAAGCTTCTAGCTGATCATGTAAagtattttgcaaaaattggCTACCCACTCGGCAGAAAAGGGTTTTTACGCCTGGCTACAAACTCTGCTATTTTTGCGGGCAAGAAACATGACGGGGGTCGTTTGATTACTGACGCATGGCTCCAACGGTATTTAAAGCGATGGCCAGAGCTGAAGTTAGCCAAACCACAGAAGCTGGGAATAAAGAGGGCACAGGCTATGTCAAGAGAAACCGTGGACAGCTACTTCAATGAGCTTGAAACAATAATGAACAGATATTCCCTAACAGATAAACCCCACCTGATATTCAACATTGATGAAACTGTGTTTCAGACAGACCTCAGATCTCTGAATACAATTACATCCGAGAGGGGTGCTCTAACAACCGTCCTAGCCACCAGTAACGCCACTGGAAATGCTTTGCCCCCGTTTttcatatataaagaaaaaccttTAATGGACGAACTCAAAGAAGGTGCATACCCTGGAAGTAAATTCCACATGTCTGAGAGCGGATGGAGCAACGGCGACATTTTTCAGACATACCTCGAAGAGCATTTCCTGAAATTCATCCCGAACCGAGATTCTGATCAGCATGTTCTTTTGCTGTATGATGGATACAACTCAAACATTTCAGTGCCACTCATCGAGATTGCGAAGTCACATAACAtaattctatttgttttacctCCCCATACAAGCCATGTGCTTCAACCTCTTGACAAGGGTATTTTCAGCCCTTTGAAATCCCACTACAATTCTGAGTGTGAAAGTTATATGAGAGAAAACCCAGGAGAAAAAATAACGCGATATAACATGACAAAACTTGTTTCGCAGAGTTATGCAAAGGCATTTTCACCATCAAACCTATTCACTGCCTTCAAATCTACAGGAATATTTCCAACAAACCGAAATATTCTCAGTGAAGCGCATTTCAGTATTGCTgaaaacttgaagaaaacaaCAGCATCCCAAAAGGTACAAAAACCTGCATCAACGAAAAGCAACAAAGAAGTCCCAGGAAACCTACATGTAGCTGGAAATTTGCAAAGTCAGCCACCAGCACCTCAACCTATTCCGAATCAGCTAAAAGCCAAACGTAAATATAAATCTTACCGTCCCGGAGACGTTGCGAATACAGAAGACCGAATTCTTCTAAAAATACGGAAAGTGGTcaatgacaaagaaaaaagtACAAAATCTAAAAGGTGTAAAGGAAAGAGTAAGTAA
- the LOC139980767 gene encoding uncharacterized protein isoform X2 — protein sequence MLRALHLVRKKRWAVRKAAIICGVPRSSLYDKVTGRSKVGVQHGAPTLFTKEEEKLLADHVKYFAKIGYPLGRKGFLRLATNSAIFAGKKHDGGRLITDAWLQRYLKRWPELKLAKPQKLGIKRAQAMSRETVDSYFNELETIMNRYSLTDKPHLIFNIDETVFQTDLRSLNTITSERGALTTVLATSNATGNALPPFFIYKEKPLMDELKEGAYPGSKFHMSESGWSNGDIFQTYLEEHFLKFIPNRDSDQHVLLLYDGYNSNISVPLIEIAKSHNIILFVLPPHTSHVLQPLDKGIFSPLKSHYNSECESYMRENPGEKITRYNMTKLVSQSYAKAFSPSNLFTAFKSTGIFPTNRNILSEAHFSIAENLKKTTASQKVQKPASTKSNKEVPGNLHVAGNLQSQPPAPQPIPNQLKAKRKYKSYRPGDVANTEDRILLKIRKVVNDKEKSTKSKRCKGKSK from the coding sequence ATGCTCAGGGCCTTGCACTTAGTGAGGAAAAAAAGATGGGCAGTGAGGAAGGCTGCCATAATATGCGGTGTGCCAAGGAGCAGTCTGTATGATAAAGTTACAGGGCGAAGTAAAGTTGGCGTACAACACGGTGCTCCAACTTTATTTACAAAGGAAGAGGAGAAGCTTCTAGCTGATCATGTAAagtattttgcaaaaattggCTACCCACTCGGCAGAAAAGGGTTTTTACGCCTGGCTACAAACTCTGCTATTTTTGCGGGCAAGAAACATGACGGGGGTCGTTTGATTACTGACGCATGGCTCCAACGGTATTTAAAGCGATGGCCAGAGCTGAAGTTAGCCAAACCACAGAAGCTGGGAATAAAGAGGGCACAGGCTATGTCAAGAGAAACCGTGGACAGCTACTTCAATGAGCTTGAAACAATAATGAACAGATATTCCCTAACAGATAAACCCCACCTGATATTCAACATTGATGAAACTGTGTTTCAGACAGACCTCAGATCTCTGAATACAATTACATCCGAGAGGGGTGCTCTAACAACCGTCCTAGCCACCAGTAACGCCACTGGAAATGCTTTGCCCCCGTTTttcatatataaagaaaaaccttTAATGGACGAACTCAAAGAAGGTGCATACCCTGGAAGTAAATTCCACATGTCTGAGAGCGGATGGAGCAACGGCGACATTTTTCAGACATACCTCGAAGAGCATTTCCTGAAATTCATCCCGAACCGAGATTCTGATCAGCATGTTCTTTTGCTGTATGATGGATACAACTCAAACATTTCAGTGCCACTCATCGAGATTGCGAAGTCACATAACAtaattctatttgttttacctCCCCATACAAGCCATGTGCTTCAACCTCTTGACAAGGGTATTTTCAGCCCTTTGAAATCCCACTACAATTCTGAGTGTGAAAGTTATATGAGAGAAAACCCAGGAGAAAAAATAACGCGATATAACATGACAAAACTTGTTTCGCAGAGTTATGCAAAGGCATTTTCACCATCAAACCTATTCACTGCCTTCAAATCTACAGGAATATTTCCAACAAACCGAAATATTCTCAGTGAAGCGCATTTCAGTATTGCTgaaaacttgaagaaaacaaCAGCATCCCAAAAGGTACAAAAACCTGCATCAACGAAAAGCAACAAAGAAGTCCCAGGAAACCTACATGTAGCTGGAAATTTGCAAAGTCAGCCACCAGCACCTCAACCTATTCCGAATCAGCTAAAAGCCAAACGTAAATATAAATCTTACCGTCCCGGAGACGTTGCGAATACAGAAGACCGAATTCTTCTAAAAATACGGAAAGTGGTcaatgacaaagaaaaaagtACAAAATCTAAAAGGTGTAAAGGAAAGAGTAAGTAA